A region of Streptomyces sp. NBC_01750 DNA encodes the following proteins:
- a CDS encoding bifunctional riboflavin kinase/FAD synthetase: MQRWRGLEDIPQDWGRSVVTIGSYDGVHRGHQLIIGRTVERARELGVQSVVVTFDPHPSEVVRPGSHPPLLAPHHRRAELMAELGVDAVLILPFTTEFSKLSPADFIVKVLVDKLHARAVIEGPNFRFGHKAAGNVAYLAELGATYDYEVELVDLFVSGAAGGGEPFSSTLTRRLVAEGDVEGAAEILGRPHQVEGVVVRGAQRGRELGYPTANVETLPHTAIPADGVYAGWLTADGERMPAAISVGTNPQFDGTERTVEAYAIDRVGLDLYGLHVAVDFLAYVRGQEKFDSIEALLEAIGADVKRCRELIGAA, encoded by the coding sequence GTGCAGCGCTGGCGTGGCTTGGAGGACATCCCCCAGGACTGGGGACGCAGCGTCGTCACCATCGGCTCCTACGACGGAGTGCACCGCGGACACCAGCTGATCATCGGGCGGACGGTGGAGCGGGCGCGTGAGCTCGGCGTGCAGTCGGTCGTCGTCACCTTCGACCCGCACCCGAGCGAGGTCGTACGGCCCGGCAGCCACCCGCCGCTGCTCGCACCGCACCACCGGCGGGCCGAGCTGATGGCGGAGCTCGGCGTCGACGCGGTGCTCATCCTCCCCTTCACCACCGAGTTCTCGAAGCTGTCGCCGGCCGACTTCATCGTGAAGGTGCTGGTCGACAAGCTCCACGCGCGCGCGGTCATCGAGGGACCGAACTTCCGCTTCGGCCACAAGGCGGCCGGGAATGTCGCGTACCTGGCCGAGCTCGGCGCGACGTACGACTACGAGGTCGAGCTCGTCGACCTGTTCGTGAGCGGCGCGGCCGGTGGCGGCGAGCCGTTCTCCTCGACCCTCACGCGCCGCCTCGTCGCGGAGGGCGACGTCGAGGGCGCCGCCGAGATCCTCGGCCGCCCTCACCAGGTCGAGGGCGTGGTGGTGCGCGGCGCGCAGCGCGGCCGCGAGCTGGGCTACCCGACGGCGAACGTGGAGACGCTGCCGCATACAGCGATCCCGGCGGACGGGGTGTACGCGGGGTGGCTGACGGCGGACGGCGAGCGGATGCCGGCGGCGATCTCGGTGGGCACGAATCCGCAGTTCGACGGCACGGAGCGGACGGTGGAGGCGTACGCCATCGACCGCGTGGGCCTTGATCTGTACGGGCTGCATGTGGCGGTGGACTTCCTGGCGTATGTGCGGGGCCAGGAGAAGTTCGACTCGATCGAGGCGCTGCTCGAGGCGATCGGCGCGGACGTGAAGCGCTGCCGCGAGCTCATCGGCGCCGCCTGA
- a CDS encoding ABC transporter ATP-binding protein produces MTTTPLLSAAGLNVTFPGRRGGPSARAVDGVDLDIGAGEIVALVGESGCGKTTLARSLLGLVQPTSGRVTFGGKPLGYGSRALKTYRKRVQLVLQDPSGSLNPRHTVYDAVAEGLRIHEYAGDEREAVAEALSRAGLRPPERFFLRYPHELSGGQRQRVVIAGALVLRPELIVADEPVASLDASVRGEILALLLRLRDELGLSALVVTHDLGLAWNIADRVAVMYLGRIVESGSVEDVLTNPQHPYTQALLSVLPESDGAPVVLTGEPPDPSRIPAGCRFHVRCQVLASGEAERAGVADSCRSKDLPVLAGAASAQVACHWAGRD; encoded by the coding sequence ATGACCACCACTCCCCTGCTCTCGGCAGCCGGTCTGAATGTCACGTTCCCCGGCCGGCGCGGCGGCCCTTCCGCCCGTGCCGTCGACGGCGTCGACCTGGACATCGGCGCGGGCGAGATCGTCGCCCTGGTCGGCGAGTCCGGCTGCGGCAAGACGACGCTGGCCCGCTCGCTGCTCGGCCTGGTGCAGCCCACGTCGGGGCGGGTCACCTTCGGCGGCAAGCCTCTCGGCTACGGCTCACGAGCGCTCAAGACCTACCGCAAGCGCGTCCAGCTGGTGCTCCAGGATCCGAGCGGCTCCCTCAACCCACGGCACACCGTGTACGACGCGGTGGCGGAGGGCCTGCGGATCCACGAGTACGCCGGGGACGAGCGCGAGGCCGTCGCCGAGGCGCTCTCCCGGGCCGGGCTGCGGCCTCCCGAGCGCTTCTTCCTGCGCTACCCGCACGAGCTCTCCGGTGGCCAGCGCCAGCGCGTGGTCATCGCCGGCGCGCTGGTTCTGCGGCCCGAACTGATCGTCGCCGACGAGCCGGTGGCATCGCTGGACGCGTCCGTACGCGGCGAGATCCTGGCGCTGCTGCTGCGCCTGCGGGACGAACTGGGTCTGTCCGCACTGGTGGTGACCCATGACCTGGGCCTCGCGTGGAACATCGCGGACCGCGTCGCGGTGATGTACCTGGGCCGGATCGTGGAGTCGGGCTCGGTCGAGGACGTGCTGACGAACCCTCAGCACCCGTACACGCAGGCCCTGCTGTCGGTCCTGCCGGAATCGGACGGTGCGCCTGTGGTGCTGACGGGCGAGCCGCCGGACCCGTCCCGGATCCCGGCCGGCTGCCGTTTCCATGTGCGCTGCCAGGTGCTGGCGTCGGGCGAGGCGGAGCGGGCGGGAGTGGCGGACAGCTGCCGTTCGAAGGACCTACCCGTCCTGGCCGGCGCCGCGAGCGCCCAGGTGGCCTGCCACTGGGCCGGACGGGACTAG